Part of the Candidatus Spechtbacteria bacterium genome, AAGATTGAATTTGAACGGTCTGGAAACAAACTTTCTGTTATTATACATACGGCTCGCCCAGGGCTTATTATTGGTCGCGGGGGCGCTGGCGCGGATGATTTACGCGCATCAATAGTGAAGATGATACGCGCCACTCGCTTGGTTAATAAGCCGGAAAAAGGTATAAATAAATCTACACATCATCGCGAAGACAAAAAAGAAGTAGAGCAGCCGAAGCGTCTACCCGAAGTTCGCGTTGAGATTCGCGAAGTACGACAACCCGAACTTTACGCGGCCCTTGTTGGTCAAGGTATCGCAGAGCAGCTAGAAAAACGCATGCCTTTCCGACGTGTAATTAAGCGAACATTGGATCGCGTGATGATGAATAAAGCCGTACAAGGCGCGAAGATTATGGTTAAGGGTCGTCTTGATGGTTCTGAAATGGCGCGCAGAGAGTTGGTTAGAGCTGGCCGTCTCCCTTTACAAAAGCTCCGCGCTGATATAGATTATGCTCACACCATTGCGTATACTACGTACGGTGTTATTGGCGTGACAGTGTGGATTTATCGAGGAGATAAGCTGGAGAAATAATAAATTCAAAATGCAAATCTTAAATCTCAAAATTATGGTGTGCCGCGGAGCGGCACTATATACATTCCCCAAAGGGGATACCAAAGTTTTGCATTTTGAGATTTAAGTTTTGAGATTGAAATATGTTAGTCCCAAAGAAGGTAAAACATCGTAAATGGACAAAGGGCCATCATCGTACGGCGATAGATTCGCGTGGCACGACGCTTAGTTTTGGTTCTTACGGTCTGCAAGTCAAGGAAGGCCATGGGCGTGTTACGAGCCGTCAGATTGAAGCTGTGCGCCGCGTGTTTACACGCGCGATGAAAAAAGGAGGAAAAGTGTGGATCCGTATTTTCCCAGATCGGCCAATAACTAAGAAAGGAGTGGAGGTTCCGATGGGCGGAGGAAAGGGTTCGGTAGAGCATTATGTGGCGGACGTTGGTCCGGGACGCATTTTGTTTGAGATTGATGGAATAACTCCCGATGTCGCAAAAGAAACAATGCGGCTTGCAGGATTCAAGCTGTCGGTGCGGACACGGATGATTACTAGAGAGTAAAAGTTAGTTAAAAGTTAAAAGTCACAAGTTAAAAATTATAGTATGTCGCTTCGCGGCAATATATACATCCCCAAAGGGGATACCGACACTTTTAACTTTTGACTTTAAATTTTACACTTATTTAATTATGTCACGAATTGGCAAACAACATATTACGTTACCAAAAAATGTCACGATCGAACAAAACGACCGTGTTTTGAATATAAGCGGGCCGCGGGGCGCGCTTTCCATAATACTAACCAATGAGGTTGAAGTAAGAAATGAGAATGGCGTATATATTGTTGGGCTTTCTAGCAATGAACTAAATAAAAAAAGCGTATCTTTATGGGGGCTTACAAAACGCTTAATTGAAAATGCCGCGAAAGGAGTAAGTGAAGGGTTTAGTAAGAAAATGTTTATTGAAGGTGTTGGCTACCGGGCAGAAATACAGGGGAAAGATTTAGTGTTGAGTTTGGGATTCTCTCATCCGGTTCGCATTTCTGCTCCAGAAGGAATACAATTCAATGTTGATAAAAACACACTTACTGTTTCGGGGAACGATAAATATCTAGTTGGGCAGGTTGCGGCAAATATCCGCGTGTATCGAAAGCCAGAACCATATAAAGGAAAGGGTATTCGTTATGAGGGCGAACGCGTTCGTCGCAAGGCTGGTAAGAAAGCGGCTGCGTAATTGATTTTAATTATTTGAACAAAGATTTATGGAAAGTCGCGTCTCTACAAAAAAAAGAATATTAAGAAATCGTCGTCACAAGCGAATTCGCAGTACGATGCAGGGGACCAAACAGCACCCGCGGCTTTGCGTATTTCGTTCAAATACATCAATATACGCGCAAATTATTGATGATGAGAAGGGTATGGTATTGGCTTTTGCAACAGATCGTAAGTTGAATGATAAAAAGAAAGAAGGTAAGGTTGGCCGCGCGGAGCGAGTAGGAGAGCAAATCGCTGAACTTGCCAAGAATGCGGGTATTAAAAAAGTGAAATTTGATCGCGGAGGATATAGATATCACGGTCGTATAAAAGCGCTTGCCGATGGCGCAAGGAAAGGAGGGTTGATATTCTAACTAAAGTTAAAAGTCACAAGTTAAAAATTATAGTATGTCGCTTCGCGGCAATATATACATCCCCAAAGGGGATACCGACACTTTTAACTTTTGACTTTAAATTTTGAATTTATATTTTATGCATTCCGATCCAATAGCAGACATGCTTAATCGAATAAAGAACGCTTCTATACTCCACCACGAGGTGGTGAAGATTCCGTATTCCAAAGTAAAAGGGCAACTCGCCGATTTGCTATTGGAAGAAGGTTTTTTGGCAGGAGTGGATCGCAAGAAAGACGGCGTGCGAAAATATCTTGTTATTAATTTGCGCTATGAAGGGGGTGCGTCGGCAGTTAATGGAGTTGCGCGAATCAGTAAGCCTGGGCGCCGTATGTATGTTAAGGCGGCGGAAGTTAAGCCGGTTAAGCATGGCTATGGTTGCGCGGTTATATCAACGTCCAAAGGTCTCATGACGGATAAGCGCGCCCGCGAGAAAGGGCTTGGCGGAGAGTTTTTTTGTAAAGTTTGGTAAAAAGGTACATTATGCCAACACCACAATTATCACAATCAAGAAATTCACAAGACCATCGTCGTATGGGGCCTGGAGGAGGAAGGGGGGGCGAGCGAAGGGGTGGGATACAGCAAAGGAGAGAACGAGGTCCGCAAACTCAAAGAGAGGGATCGCGTTTTGCGTCACAAGAATTTGAGCAAAAACTTTTACAGCTTGCTCGCGTTGCTCGTGTCACGAAAGGCGGACGACGATTTAGTTTCCGCGCGACAGTAGTTATTGGTGATCGCAATGGTCGTGTCGGGGTGGGGGTTGCAAAGGGAACTGACGTTTCCGCGGCAGTTGAAAAAGCCGTGCGTAATGCTAAGCGCGCTTTGATTATTGTCCCAATGACAAAAAATAAGACTGTTCCTTATGAAGTCATCGGCAAGCAGACTAGCGCCCGAGTATTTTTGGCACCGGCATTCGGCGGGCGTGGAATTATTGCTGGAGGCGCTGTGCGCGCAGTGTGCGACCTGGCAGGATATCGTGATATTTCAGCAAAAATTTTAGGACGCACGAGTAATAAATTAAATAACGCGCTTGCAACCATTAAAGCATTGCAATCAATTAAGATGATGAAGCGAGGAAAGGTTACGCAAAACGAAGTAATCTCAAACGAAACGGTCGTGAGTGAGGATGAGGTTCAACTAGTAAAATAAAATATCTAGAATACAGAATCTAGAATACAGAATGCAGGAAAAACTAACCGCAACTCCCCGTATTCTTGATTCTGTATTCTGTATTCAAAGTTATGCAGATGCACGAATTACAAAAACCGAAGACTCAGAGAAAATCTCGACGCGTGGGACGCGGCGGAAAGCGCGGTACTTATTCTGGTCGTGGCATGAAAGGGCAAAAAGCGCGCGCGGGCGCAAAGATACGCCCGGAATTCCGTGAATTTTTTAAGCGCGTTCCGAAGCTCCGCGGCTCAAACGGCCCAACTTTTGCATTCAAAAAAAATAATGTAGAGGTGGTTTCCCTCCAGGCGCTTGATAAATATTTTGAAAAAGGAGATGTTGTATCGCCAAAGACACTGGTTGAGCACAAGGTTGCCGTTAAGCTTAACGGCCGCTTGTCACTTGTAAAGATTCTCTCTAAAGGTACAATTTCTAAAGGAGTGAATGTGGAAGGATGTTCCCTTTCAGCATCAGCACGTAAGCAGATTGTGAGTGCAGGAGGAAGCGTTAAAAACTAAACTCAAAATGCAAATCTCAAATCTCAAAATTATGGTGTGCCGCGAAGCGGCACTATATAAATCCCGCCAGAGGCGGGATACCACAACTTTGCATTTTGAGCTTTAAGTTTTGAGATTGAAACCTATGTCCGTTCTACGTCAACTATTCTATACATCCGAACTTCGCAATAAGATATTTTTCGTTCTCGGCGCTTTAGCCCTGTTTCGCGTGTTTGCTAACATTCCTATTCCGGGCATTAATCCCGAGCGCCTCGCCGCCTTCTTTGCGGGCAATCAATTCTTCGGTCTTCTTAATCTATTTTCAGGCGGAGCGCTTAGCAACCTCTCGCTTATGATGCTCGGTCTTGGTCCGTACATTACCGCAACGATTATTTTGCAGCTTTTTACAATGATATTTCCTCGCCTCAAAGAGATGTATCAAGAGGAGGGCGAGATGGGCAGGCAAAAATTCAATCAATATTCGCGCATGCTTACCGTACCGCTGTCATTATTGCAGGGGTATGGTCTTATTACTCTTTTTACGCGTCAGGGGCTCATAGATCCATTAAAACCGCTTGCTTTAGCAGCGGCTTTGCTTACTGTCACCGCCGGATCATTGTTGCTTATGTGGATTGGCGAACTTATTTCTGAAAAAGGAATTGGTAATGGCATCTCGCTATTAATTTTTGCCGGTATTATTGCTGACGCGCCTAGTTCTATTCAGCAACTTATTGCATCAGGCACGCAAGAAGATATTCCCGGATATATCATTTTCGCCGCGCTTTCTGTAATTATTGTGGCAAGTGTTGTGGTAGTTAATGAGGCGCGAAGGAATATTCCCGTGACCTATGCTAAACGAGTTCGTGGAAATAAGATGTACGGCGGCGTTTCTACTTTTTTACCGATTAATTTGAATCCGGCAGGTGTTATTCCTATCATTTTTGCGCTTTCCATCTTACTGCTTCCAACCATGATAGCTAGTTTTGCGGCGGCCTCTACGAATCATTTGGTGATTAGAATTTCTGAA contains:
- the rpsC gene encoding 30S ribosomal protein S3; amino-acid sequence: MAHKVHPTSFRLGILTEWKSRWFSARGYQDNLQEEIYIREKLVKQLRSASIDKIEFERSGNKLSVIIHTARPGLIIGRGGAGADDLRASIVKMIRATRLVNKPEKGINKSTHHREDKKEVEQPKRLPEVRVEIREVRQPELYAALVGQGIAEQLEKRMPFRRVIKRTLDRVMMNKAVQGAKIMVKGRLDGSEMARRELVRAGRLPLQKLRADIDYAHTIAYTTYGVIGVTVWIYRGDKLEK
- the rplP gene encoding 50S ribosomal protein L16, producing MLVPKKVKHRKWTKGHHRTAIDSRGTTLSFGSYGLQVKEGHGRVTSRQIEAVRRVFTRAMKKGGKVWIRIFPDRPITKKGVEVPMGGGKGSVEHYVADVGPGRILFEIDGITPDVAKETMRLAGFKLSVRTRMITRE
- the rplF gene encoding 50S ribosomal protein L6 is translated as MSRIGKQHITLPKNVTIEQNDRVLNISGPRGALSIILTNEVEVRNENGVYIVGLSSNELNKKSVSLWGLTKRLIENAAKGVSEGFSKKMFIEGVGYRAEIQGKDLVLSLGFSHPVRISAPEGIQFNVDKNTLTVSGNDKYLVGQVAANIRVYRKPEPYKGKGIRYEGERVRRKAGKKAAA
- a CDS encoding 50S ribosomal protein L18 — translated: MESRVSTKKRILRNRRHKRIRSTMQGTKQHPRLCVFRSNTSIYAQIIDDEKGMVLAFATDRKLNDKKKEGKVGRAERVGEQIAELAKNAGIKKVKFDRGGYRYHGRIKALADGARKGGLIF
- the rpsH gene encoding 30S ribosomal protein S8; amino-acid sequence: MHSDPIADMLNRIKNASILHHEVVKIPYSKVKGQLADLLLEEGFLAGVDRKKDGVRKYLVINLRYEGGASAVNGVARISKPGRRMYVKAAEVKPVKHGYGCAVISTSKGLMTDKRAREKGLGGEFFCKVW
- the rpsE gene encoding 30S ribosomal protein S5 produces the protein MGPGGGRGGERRGGIQQRRERGPQTQREGSRFASQEFEQKLLQLARVARVTKGGRRFSFRATVVIGDRNGRVGVGVAKGTDVSAAVEKAVRNAKRALIIVPMTKNKTVPYEVIGKQTSARVFLAPAFGGRGIIAGGAVRAVCDLAGYRDISAKILGRTSNKLNNALATIKALQSIKMMKRGKVTQNEVISNETVVSEDEVQLVK
- a CDS encoding uL15 family ribosomal protein; the encoded protein is MQMHELQKPKTQRKSRRVGRGGKRGTYSGRGMKGQKARAGAKIRPEFREFFKRVPKLRGSNGPTFAFKKNNVEVVSLQALDKYFEKGDVVSPKTLVEHKVAVKLNGRLSLVKILSKGTISKGVNVEGCSLSASARKQIVSAGGSVKN
- the secY gene encoding preprotein translocase subunit SecY, whose translation is MSVLRQLFYTSELRNKIFFVLGALALFRVFANIPIPGINPERLAAFFAGNQFFGLLNLFSGGALSNLSLMMLGLGPYITATIILQLFTMIFPRLKEMYQEEGEMGRQKFNQYSRMLTVPLSLLQGYGLITLFTRQGLIDPLKPLALAAALLTVTAGSLLLMWIGELISEKGIGNGISLLIFAGIIADAPSSIQQLIASGTQEDIPGYIIFAALSVIIVASVVVVNEARRNIPVTYAKRVRGNKMYGGVSTFLPINLNPAGVIPIIFALSILLLPTMIASFAAASTNHLVIRISEYITKFSQGSWEYNLIYFILVVLFTYFYTAVTFEPHNIATNLQKQGGFIPGIRPGNPTSEYLSYILNRTLFVGALFLGTIAVFPSIIQGAVNIQAFRFLVGGTAVLIVVSVVLETVRQIRGQLAMRQYEEF